Proteins found in one Brachyspira murdochii DSM 12563 genomic segment:
- the hflX gene encoding GTPase HflX: protein MDIKVNNIKKAYIIFVADSKQYRNSKINIDNILDELSMLCDTAGYEVAERYSFIQQKITAGTYIGTGKLESLKESALVDNVEYFVFDNELSGSQVNAIEEGSNIRALTRTEIILEIFAMRAKTMTAKMQVELAFLEFEYPRLKGKRTNLSQIKGGIGLRGGAGEKQLEYDRRRARERIHKLKTQLSKVEKSASTGRKSRGNAFRVAIVGYTNAGKSTLFNLLCKESVYVEDKLFATLDTHTRKLYLGDDTPVEAIISDTVGFIDRLPHTLVASFKSTLSEVVEADLLLHLVDASDENINNKLIQVESIIKEIDASHIKRIVVFNKIDNIDEVQKNKISTSYDDSILISAKNNINIEMLRKKILDYILELKS, encoded by the coding sequence ATGGATATCAAAGTAAATAATATAAAAAAAGCATATATAATATTTGTAGCTGACAGCAAACAATACAGAAACAGCAAAATTAATATAGATAATATACTAGATGAACTTTCAATGCTATGCGATACAGCAGGATATGAAGTAGCAGAAAGATATTCATTTATTCAGCAAAAAATAACTGCGGGTACTTATATAGGTACTGGTAAATTAGAAAGTTTGAAAGAAAGTGCATTAGTTGATAATGTTGAATATTTCGTATTTGATAATGAGTTAAGCGGTTCGCAGGTTAATGCTATAGAAGAAGGCTCCAATATAAGGGCACTTACAAGAACGGAGATAATACTAGAAATATTTGCAATGCGTGCAAAAACTATGACTGCGAAAATGCAGGTGGAATTAGCATTTTTAGAATTTGAATATCCTAGGTTAAAAGGAAAAAGGACTAATCTAAGCCAAATAAAAGGAGGTATTGGTTTAAGAGGAGGAGCTGGAGAAAAGCAGCTGGAATATGACAGAAGAAGAGCAAGAGAGAGAATACATAAATTAAAAACTCAATTAAGCAAAGTTGAAAAATCAGCAAGCACTGGAAGAAAATCAAGAGGAAATGCTTTTAGAGTTGCTATAGTAGGATACACTAATGCCGGAAAAAGTACATTATTTAATCTGCTATGCAAAGAAAGTGTTTATGTGGAAGATAAATTATTTGCAACATTAGATACTCATACTAGGAAACTATATCTTGGAGATGATACACCTGTAGAAGCTATAATAAGCGATACGGTAGGATTTATAGACAGACTTCCGCATACATTAGTAGCATCATTTAAATCTACTCTCTCCGAAGTTGTAGAAGCCGATTTATTACTGCATTTAGTTGACGCTTCCGATGAAAATATAAATAATAAACTCATTCAAGTAGAAAGTATCATAAAAGAAATAGATGCTTCACATATAAAACGTATTGTAGTATTTAATAAAATTGATAACATTGATGAAGTGCAGAAAAATAAAATATCTACTTCTTATGATGATTCAATATTGATAAGTGCTAAAAATAATATTAATATAGAAATGCTTAGAAAGAAAATACTTGATTATATATTGGAACTAAAAAGCTAA